A window of Limosilactobacillus reuteri genomic DNA:
TTCGATGCAACAGCGGTTAAAGTATTACCGATTAAAAAGATTAACATCAGCACCATTAAAACCTTGAAGCGATCAAACTTACCGGTAAAAGTGGTAATTAAAGGCGTGCAGATAGCATAGATAATTGCAAAACTAGTAACTAAAAAACCAACCGTTGATAATGAAGCCTGATAACTCTTGGCAATATCAGAAATAACCCCCACAACCATAAATTCATTGCAGCCTAATAAAAATGCGGTTAAGACAAAGACAACGGACTGCAAGCGAAATTTAGACATATCCTTAGCTCCTTTCGTACAAATAAAAAAATGCTGGAAAAATACCGACAAAATCAGTATTTTTCCAGCAACCTACCTTCGAACGTGCCTTCTGATAAACAAAAGGCATATCTACAAATTGTAGTATAGCAAAGGATTATTTGAGTTGCAATTCTTATTGAAAGATAGGATCCGTCAAATTTTCATAGAGCGCCTAAAATATACATCTTTCTAGGATAAAGATGTCAATAAAAACTGAACTAACTGGCAATAATCGTCAAGAGATTATGAGCTAACCTCTTTTAGACTCAGAAATAGGACAGTCAACTATTAGCTACACGAAACTTTTTCCTAGTATAATGGGAATAATTAGATATATTATTCATAATAAAGGAATGATAATTAATGACAGTAGATGGAATTAACCTTGATAAAATTAAAGAACAAACAGCAATAGGTTTAACGGAATTATTAGACCAAGCTCAGTTAGAAAAAGATGACCTCGTTGTGTTGGGCCTTTCAACTAGTGAAGTCCATGGAGGAAGGATTGGAAAGGACTCCAATATTGAAATTGCCCGGGCGATTGTTTCGACAGTTGTTAATATCTTACGAAAACACCACCTTCACTTAGCAGTCCAAGGTTGTGAACAACTTAACCGGGCACTAGTTGTCGAACGAAGTGTAGCTAAAGAGCGCGGCTTCGAACAAGTTACTGTCTTCCCTTCCCTCCATGCAGGTGGAGCAGGACAAATTGCTGCCTTTGAAACCTTCAACGATCCGATTGAAGTTGAACACATTACTGCTGAAGCTGGTATGGATATTGGCGACACCTCAATTGGCATGCACGTTAAGTTTGTCCAAGTTCCCGTTCGCACGTCGATTGGTCCCCTGTCAATAAAATAGACAATTTAAATAGAGACTTTTTTGTCCTATGCCACGACTAAATTTTGAATTTGAGTTTGATACTCATCTTCAAGTTGCTTTGGTGATTTGAATCCACAATGACTGTGAATTCTAACTGTGTTGTAAAACGTTTCAATGTACTGAAAAACTAGTCGTTTAGCTTCGGAGTATGAATGGATTTTAAACCGATTTATCCATTCACGCTTAATCAAGGCATGAAACGACTCAATGCAGGCATTATCCCAAGGATAAGCTTTCTTTGAATAGCTTAATGTCATGTTAGCTGTAACTTGATTGTAAGCTTCAGACGTAAACTGACTACCACGATCACTGTGCATGATTAATGGCTTGCTAATATGGCGACTGTGCTTAGTCTTTTCAATAAGTGGGATGACATTCGATACCTCCAAGGTTTCAGATAAGTCCCAACCAATGATCCGTCGGGAGTACAAGTCCATAATACTGGTTAAATAAACGAATCCGTCATGAACTGGAATATAAGTGGTGTCAATGCACCAAACGGCGTTTGGTCGCAATGGATTGAACTGCTCGTCTAAAATATTTATTAGCTGTTTATCAAACTTAGAATTGCGAGTGGTAGTCGTCCAAGGGGTTAGGTAAACGGCGTGAATGCCAAGGTCACGCATATACTTACCAACAGTTCGTTCAGCGATCTTATATCCTTTTGAGCGAAGTTCTTGGGTGATTTTGCCGGCACCGTAAATACAAAGGCTTTTGAGCCAAATTGCTTTAATTTCACCTTGAATAAACTTCTTCCGAAGCTTTCGCGGTGATTGGTGATTATGACGCTTTTCTCGTTGATAGTAACCACTTCTTGAGATTCCAACATAATCACACATACCATTGATGGAAGGGTGGGATTCCAAAGCGTGCTGAACGTCCATTTCTTGGTATACCTTTTCGGTAGTTACTTGCTCAGAATCCCGATTGATTTTTTTAATACTTCGATCGCTCCTTCAGCGTCACGAAGTTGACGCTTTAGTCGTGCAATCTCCTTGTCCTTATCGCTAGCAAAATTACCAGAGCCACGGCCAAACTCCCCAGTCTCAGTAAACAGCTTAATCCATTTATGTAATGTACTAGCCCCAATACCTAGATTCTTACTTATTTCATTCATGGTCATGTGATCCTTGTTATCTAAGTAATACTGAACGGCCTGTTCCTTAAATTCCTTGTCATAACTGTGCTTCGTCATTATTTGATCCTCCAATTTACTTCCTTAATTATACTAAATCAGAGTCTCTATTTAACTTGTATACTTTTTATTCTAGGCCCAGTTGCAATTTTGTTTTACTGATCTTTCCTAACTGATCAATAAAACTATTTAATAAACTCTCATCATTAACTAAATCAATACAAAAGCAATTTTTGTCTTTATTTAATTCATGCTCTACTTGAGTCATAAATGATGTTTTCCCTGATCCACGAACTCCAGTTATGAAAAAAGATCGTGCAAAGTCACTCTCCTTAATTGTGGTAACTAATTTAGCTGCTCGTTCATCAGTGTCTAAATAAATCTTAGGAACATCTCCAAAGGTTGGATTAAACGGATTTTTAGCCATATTTGCTTTCCTCCTTTTTATTTTAGAACTTTTTAGAACTTTTTGCCAATGCTAGCGTCCAAAATAAAACGTCCCTCAATGATCAATTTCATTAAAGGACGAAATAATTTATTATTTCTGGCAGATTGCAAGAAATAACTTGAACGAATTTAGTGACGTAGATTAAGCAAGAAGATCTCGATTGGTGTGTGCCAGTTAAGACATTTAAGTGGTCGGGAATTCAGATACCAATTGATTTGAACCAGCTGGCGATCGCTCAGCTCTTCAATGGTTTGTCCCTTGGGAATAAACCGTCGCAAAACTCGGTTACGGTTCTCATTACTACCGCGTTCATGTGGTGAATAAGCATGGGCAAAATAAACCTGAGTACCTGTTAGCTGTTCAATTGCCTGATAGTTAGCGAACTCTTTCCCATGATCCACGGTAAGCGTCTTGAGCTTGTCTTGAAGT
This region includes:
- a CDS encoding TIGR01440 family protein, whose protein sequence is MTVDGINLDKIKEQTAIGLTELLDQAQLEKDDLVVLGLSTSEVHGGRIGKDSNIEIARAIVSTVVNILRKHHLHLAVQGCEQLNRALVVERSVAKERGFEQVTVFPSLHAGGAGQIAAFETFNDPIEVEHITAEAGMDIGDTSIGMHVKFVQVPVRTSIGPLSIK
- a CDS encoding IS3 family transposase: MDVQHALESHPSINGMCDYVGISRSGYYQREKRHNHQSPRKLRKKFIQGEIKAIWLKSLCIYGAGKITQELRSKGYKIAERTVGKYMRDLGIHAVYLTPWTTTTRNSKFDKQLINILDEQFNPLRPNAVWCIDTTYIPVHDGFVYLTSIMDLYSRRIIGWDLSETLEVSNVIPLIEKTKHSRHISKPLIMHSDRGSQFTSEAYNQVTANMTLSYSKKAYPWDNACIESFHALIKREWINRFKIHSYSEAKRLVFQYIETFYNTVRIHSHCGFKSPKQLEDEYQTQIQNLVVA
- a CDS encoding transposase, which codes for MTKHSYDKEFKEQAVQYYLDNKDHMTMNEISKNLGIGASTLHKWIKLFTETGEFGRGSGNFASDKDKEIARLKRQLRDAEGAIEVLKKSIGILSK
- a CDS encoding KAP family NTPase, which gives rise to MAKNPFNPTFGDVPKIYLDTDERAAKLVTTIKESDFARSFFITGVRGSGKTSFMTQVEHELNKDKNCFCIDLVNDESLLNSFIDQLGKISKTKLQLGLE